In Roseisolibacter agri, a genomic segment contains:
- a CDS encoding ABC transporter permease, whose translation MRLVHAARARLRLLFARRDAESRMREEFRFHLDMEAERLVREEGLTPPEARRRAVIAFGLAAQHEDAMRDGRGLAWLGGLALDLRLGGRMLVKYPGLTAVGGLAMAFAIWVAAGAFEFTGQVLFPRLPLPDADRVVALERWDAAAGRAQPQALHDFAAWRSDLRSVTELGAYRLAQRNLITADGESLPTEVAEISAAAFRVARARPLLGRALSEADERPDAPAVAVIGHDVWRARFGADSGVVGREVRLGRTPTTVVGVMPEGFAFPVAQSLWVPLRLSPLDYPRGAGPAITIFGRLARGATLDEAQAELTTWGRRAAADFPGTHRHLRPRVMPYAQSVALVDGSALLVTKSSYVFFVMLVVLICGNVALLMFARAATREGEIAVRNSLGATRRRIVAQLFAEALVLGGVAAAVGLGAAGLGVRLLVRAFEAHSGRLPFWFHAGLSPWTVLYAVLLTVLGAAIAGVLPGLKVTRGLQARLRQTAAGAGGLRFGGIWTAVIVAQIAVTLGFPVVAFSVYGGVRGARTMVADFPAAEFLSARIALDREASPGADTSLAAFVARRRATARELERRLHAEPGVVGVTFAERLPRMHHLPHWIEVDSGGAAPQDPRFPGGYRTSSAAVDADYFDVLGVPVRAGRAFHAGDLAPGSRVVIVNESFVRLVLGGRNPIGRHLRYDWRNDESGPLSESAGPAPWYEIVGVVPDLGMSAAADPKVAGFYHPLAADVVVPLHVAVRVRGGDAAAFAPRLRAVAAAVDPTLRVDDVARMDTLSDAGIAFSMFWVRLLGVVSAVAMLLSMAGIYAVMAFTVARRTREIGIRVALGASRRRLVASVFARPLAQVALGVVAGGVLTVLLRDVEEATPAALAGALAYSVFMLGVCLLACIVPTRRALRVEPTVAMRVD comes from the coding sequence ATGCGACTGGTCCACGCGGCGCGCGCGCGCCTGCGCCTCCTCTTCGCCCGGCGCGACGCGGAGTCGCGCATGCGCGAGGAGTTCCGCTTCCACCTCGACATGGAGGCCGAGCGGCTCGTGCGCGAGGAGGGGCTCACGCCGCCGGAGGCGCGGCGCCGGGCGGTGATCGCCTTCGGCCTCGCCGCGCAGCACGAGGACGCGATGCGGGACGGGCGGGGCCTCGCCTGGCTCGGTGGCCTCGCGCTCGACCTGAGGCTCGGGGGGCGGATGCTGGTGAAGTACCCGGGGCTGACGGCCGTCGGCGGGCTCGCCATGGCGTTCGCCATCTGGGTGGCCGCGGGCGCGTTCGAGTTCACCGGCCAGGTGCTCTTCCCGCGGCTCCCGCTCCCCGATGCCGACCGCGTGGTGGCGCTCGAGCGCTGGGACGCGGCCGCGGGGCGCGCCCAGCCGCAGGCGCTGCACGACTTCGCCGCCTGGCGCTCCGATCTGAGGTCGGTCACCGAGCTCGGGGCGTACCGGCTGGCGCAGCGCAACCTCATTACCGCCGACGGCGAGTCGCTGCCGACGGAGGTGGCGGAGATCAGCGCCGCGGCCTTCCGCGTCGCGCGCGCCCGCCCGCTCCTCGGCCGCGCGCTGAGCGAGGCCGACGAGCGGCCCGACGCGCCGGCCGTCGCCGTGATCGGGCACGACGTGTGGCGCGCGCGCTTCGGCGCGGACTCCGGCGTCGTGGGGCGCGAGGTGCGGCTCGGGCGGACGCCGACCACCGTGGTGGGCGTGATGCCGGAAGGGTTCGCGTTCCCGGTGGCGCAGAGCCTGTGGGTGCCGCTCCGCCTGTCGCCGCTCGACTACCCGCGCGGTGCGGGCCCCGCCATCACGATCTTCGGGCGGCTCGCCCGCGGCGCGACGCTGGACGAGGCGCAGGCGGAGCTGACGACGTGGGGGCGACGCGCCGCCGCCGACTTCCCGGGCACGCACCGGCACCTGCGTCCGCGGGTGATGCCGTACGCGCAGTCGGTCGCCCTCGTCGACGGGTCGGCGCTGCTCGTGACGAAGTCGAGCTACGTCTTCTTCGTCATGCTGGTCGTGCTGATCTGCGGGAACGTCGCGCTGCTCATGTTCGCGCGGGCGGCGACGCGCGAGGGGGAGATCGCCGTCCGCAACTCGCTCGGCGCGACCCGCCGGCGGATCGTCGCGCAGCTCTTCGCCGAGGCGCTCGTCCTCGGCGGCGTCGCGGCGGCGGTGGGGCTCGGAGCCGCCGGCCTCGGTGTGCGCCTGCTCGTCCGCGCCTTCGAAGCGCACTCGGGCCGCCTCCCGTTCTGGTTCCACGCGGGCCTGTCGCCGTGGACGGTGCTCTACGCCGTGCTGCTGACGGTGCTCGGCGCGGCGATCGCCGGCGTGCTGCCGGGGCTCAAGGTGACGCGGGGGCTGCAGGCGCGGCTGCGCCAGACGGCCGCGGGGGCGGGGGGCCTGAGGTTCGGCGGGATCTGGACGGCGGTGATCGTCGCGCAGATCGCGGTCACCCTCGGCTTCCCCGTGGTCGCCTTCAGCGTCTACGGCGGCGTGAGGGGAGCCCGCACGATGGTGGCCGACTTCCCGGCGGCGGAGTTCCTCTCCGCGCGCATCGCGCTCGACCGGGAGGCCTCGCCGGGCGCGGACACGTCGCTCGCCGCGTTCGTCGCGCGCCGGCGGGCGACCGCGCGCGAGCTGGAGCGGCGGCTGCACGCGGAGCCGGGGGTCGTCGGGGTCACGTTCGCCGAGCGGCTGCCGCGGATGCACCACCTGCCCCACTGGATCGAGGTGGACTCCGGCGGCGCGGCGCCGCAGGACCCGAGATTCCCGGGCGGCTACCGGACGAGCTCCGCGGCCGTCGACGCGGACTACTTCGACGTGCTGGGCGTGCCGGTGCGCGCCGGTCGCGCGTTCCACGCCGGGGACCTCGCGCCCGGCTCCCGCGTCGTCATCGTGAACGAGTCGTTCGTCCGGCTCGTGCTCGGCGGACGCAACCCGATCGGCCGGCACCTCCGCTATGATTGGCGGAACGACGAGAGCGGGCCGCTCTCGGAGAGCGCTGGGCCGGCCCCGTGGTACGAGATCGTCGGCGTCGTCCCCGACCTCGGGATGTCGGCGGCGGCGGACCCGAAGGTCGCGGGCTTCTACCACCCGCTCGCGGCGGACGTCGTCGTGCCGCTCCACGTCGCGGTGCGCGTGCGCGGGGGCGACGCGGCGGCGTTCGCCCCGCGGCTGCGCGCCGTCGCCGCGGCGGTGGACCCCACGCTGCGCGTCGACGACGTCGCCCGCATGGACACCCTCAGCGACGCCGGGATCGCGTTCTCCATGTTCTGGGTCCGGCTCCTCGGTGTCGTGAGCGCGGTGGCGATGCTCCTCTCCATGGCGGGGATCTACGCGGTGATGGCGTTCACGGTGGCGCGGCGCACGCGCGAGATCGGGATCCGCGTCGCCCTCGGTGCGAGTCGGCGGCGCCTCGTCGCCTCGGTGTTCGCGCGGCCGCTGGCGCAGGTGGCGCTCGGCGTCGTCGCCGGGGGCGTGCTCACCGTGCTGCTGCGCGATGTCGAGGAGGCGACCCCCGCCGCCCTCGCGGGAGCGCTGGCGTACTCGGTGTTCATGCTCGGCGTGTGCCTGCTCGCCTGCATCGTCCCCACGCGGCGCGCGCTCCGGGTGGAGCCGACCGTGGCGATGCGGGTCGACTAG
- a CDS encoding PAS domain S-box protein translates to MPARDPARPAASADVTAEHERLTVRAARLRAHPAARYGAAVALVAVGTLATAGIGPEIETYTVNVYVMALALAAWYGGLGPGLLGTALSVLALTYFFVPPYFALFPLTRSDAIRVALFAASGVTISWVSHLLRRAVREVAAGVERAATREALFRHTFEQAAVGIAHVGLDGRWLRINARLAEILGYAPEELLARTFQDVTLPEDLDADLAHVQALLRGEAAHYAMDKRYRCRDGSTVWVRLTVALVRDAAGRPDYFISVVEDIGAQKRAEAELQAAAAQNAHLAETEREAREEAEAAALQLQEQASELEIANQQLQDEAAERARAEAAARESEARFRNVADAAPVMLWVTAPDGRCTFLNRQWLEFTGQTLAEGRGYGWLDAVHPEDRPRAEQQFVESNARRAPFRADYRLRRHDGAYRWAVDAAAPRFTPDGEYLGYVGSVIDIDERTRLLEAERAARVAAEDARATAEALGRRAETSEVLARQLFALSPLPKWVYDAETLAFLDVNDVAVRRYGYTREEFLSMTIRDIRPPEEVPRMLDLARAPHRAEGSQGVFRHRTKGGELLDVEVFLRDVPYEGRRAVIAVVQDVTERQRADAALREATRAAEAARDEAEAAQRGAEAANRAKSEFLANMSHELRTPLNAIGGYAQLLEMGLHGPVTGEQHAALGRVTRAQQHLLGLINDVLNYAKLEAGRVEYDLQPVDLNEMAAQVAPLVEPMVRAKGLVLEVRPSAPCLVWADREKLSQVLVNLLSNAVKFTDSPDPRTGAPGRVTMSITSRDDGDAPQPGLGFVRVADTGVGIPRDQQDRIFEPFVQVRAAARSAYAQPVEGTGLGLAISRDLAQGMGGDLRVRSAPGEGSTFTVSLRRVVDAAGQPTDRRVDGERRGDERRVRRARRGDAVEVAPADTGTD, encoded by the coding sequence ATGCCAGCAAGAGACCCGGCGCGCCCTGCAGCCAGCGCAGACGTCACGGCCGAACACGAGCGACTGACCGTCCGCGCGGCCCGGCTGCGCGCCCATCCCGCCGCCCGATACGGGGCGGCGGTCGCGCTGGTGGCCGTGGGCACGCTCGCCACCGCGGGTATCGGGCCGGAGATCGAGACCTACACGGTCAACGTCTACGTGATGGCCCTGGCGCTCGCCGCGTGGTATGGCGGGCTCGGCCCCGGGCTGCTGGGCACCGCGCTCTCGGTGCTGGCGCTGACCTACTTCTTCGTCCCGCCGTACTTCGCGCTCTTCCCGCTCACCCGCAGCGACGCGATCCGGGTCGCCCTGTTCGCGGCCTCCGGGGTGACCATCTCGTGGGTGAGCCACCTGCTGCGGCGGGCGGTACGGGAGGTCGCGGCGGGCGTCGAGCGCGCGGCCACGCGCGAGGCGCTGTTCCGGCACACCTTCGAGCAGGCCGCCGTGGGCATCGCCCACGTCGGCCTCGATGGCCGCTGGCTGCGGATCAACGCGCGGCTGGCGGAGATCCTCGGCTACGCCCCGGAGGAGCTGCTCGCCCGGACCTTCCAGGACGTCACGCTGCCGGAGGACCTGGACGCCGACCTGGCGCACGTGCAGGCGCTCCTGCGCGGCGAGGCCGCCCACTACGCGATGGACAAGCGGTACCGCTGCCGCGACGGCTCGACGGTGTGGGTGCGGCTCACGGTCGCGCTGGTGCGCGACGCCGCCGGGCGGCCCGACTACTTCATCTCCGTGGTGGAGGACATCGGCGCGCAGAAGCGCGCCGAGGCCGAGCTGCAGGCCGCCGCCGCGCAGAACGCCCACCTCGCCGAGACGGAGCGCGAGGCGCGCGAGGAGGCGGAGGCGGCCGCGCTGCAGCTGCAGGAGCAGGCGAGCGAGCTCGAGATCGCCAACCAGCAGCTGCAGGACGAGGCGGCCGAGCGCGCCCGCGCGGAGGCCGCCGCGCGCGAGAGCGAGGCCCGCTTCCGCAACGTGGCCGACGCCGCGCCCGTCATGCTCTGGGTGACGGCGCCGGACGGCCGGTGCACCTTCCTCAACCGCCAGTGGCTCGAGTTCACCGGGCAGACGCTGGCGGAAGGGCGCGGCTACGGGTGGCTCGACGCCGTGCACCCGGAGGACCGTCCGCGCGCCGAGCAGCAGTTCGTCGAGTCGAACGCGCGACGGGCGCCGTTCCGCGCCGACTACCGGCTCCGGCGCCACGACGGCGCGTACCGATGGGCCGTGGACGCGGCCGCCCCGCGCTTCACCCCCGACGGCGAGTACCTGGGCTACGTCGGCTCGGTGATCGACATCGACGAGCGGACGCGGCTGCTGGAGGCCGAGCGGGCGGCCCGCGTCGCGGCCGAGGATGCGCGCGCGACGGCGGAGGCGCTCGGCCGGCGCGCGGAGACGTCCGAGGTGCTCGCGCGGCAGCTCTTCGCGCTCTCGCCGCTGCCGAAGTGGGTCTACGACGCGGAGACGCTCGCCTTCCTCGACGTGAACGACGTCGCGGTCCGGCGCTACGGATACACGCGCGAGGAGTTCCTCTCGATGACCATCCGCGACATCCGGCCGCCCGAGGAGGTGCCGCGCATGCTCGACCTGGCGCGGGCGCCGCACCGCGCCGAGGGGTCGCAGGGGGTCTTCCGCCACCGCACCAAGGGGGGCGAGCTGCTCGACGTCGAGGTCTTCCTCCGCGACGTCCCGTACGAGGGTCGGCGCGCCGTCATCGCGGTCGTGCAGGACGTGACGGAGCGCCAGCGCGCGGACGCGGCGCTGCGAGAGGCGACGCGGGCCGCCGAGGCCGCGCGCGACGAGGCCGAGGCGGCGCAGCGCGGCGCGGAGGCCGCGAACCGGGCGAAGAGCGAGTTCCTCGCCAACATGAGCCACGAGCTGCGCACGCCGCTGAACGCCATCGGTGGCTACGCGCAGCTGCTCGAGATGGGGCTGCACGGCCCGGTCACGGGGGAGCAGCACGCCGCGCTCGGACGGGTGACGCGCGCGCAGCAGCACCTCCTCGGCCTGATCAACGACGTGCTCAACTACGCGAAGCTCGAGGCCGGCCGCGTCGAGTACGACCTGCAGCCGGTCGACCTGAACGAGATGGCGGCCCAGGTCGCGCCGCTCGTCGAGCCGATGGTGCGGGCCAAAGGCTTGGTGCTCGAGGTGCGGCCGTCCGCGCCCTGCCTCGTGTGGGCCGACCGCGAGAAGCTCTCGCAGGTGCTCGTCAACCTGCTCTCCAACGCGGTCAAGTTCACGGACTCGCCCGACCCGCGCACCGGCGCACCGGGCCGGGTGACGATGAGCATCACGTCGCGCGACGACGGAGACGCCCCCCAGCCGGGGCTCGGGTTCGTGCGGGTCGCGGACACCGGCGTGGGCATCCCGCGGGACCAGCAGGACCGCATCTTCGAGCCGTTCGTCCAGGTGCGCGCCGCCGCCCGAAGCGCGTACGCGCAGCCGGTCGAGGGGACGGGCCTCGGCCTCGCGATCAGCCGCGACCTGGCGCAGGGCATGGGAGGCGACCTGCGCGTCCGGAGCGCGCCGGGCGAGGGGTCGACGTTCACCGTCTCGCTCCGCCGCGTGGTGGACGCGGCAGGGCAACCGACCGACCGCCGAGTGGACGGCGAGCGACGCGGCGACGAGCGCCGCGTCCGTCGTGCCCGTCGTGGCGACGCGGTCGAGGTTGCGCCCGCCGACACCGGGACCGACTAG
- a CDS encoding PAS domain-containing protein, whose protein sequence is MLRTGAPHAMPVQRYDVRRPDGAWEERHWAPRNSPVVGRDGAVRYLVHYVEDVTERVHAEAERARLVAALAAERGQLRAALLQAMTPMALLVGPEHRLELVNDAYKRVSGGRDVTGLTYREAFPELEGQPFFDIQDRVYATGEPWAATAVPVRYDRLGAGLEDAYFDLRYEPVRDAEGRVFALLSYGVDVTEQTRAHLAAERERQRLAAVLEHLPVGVTFAEAPAGRHSVSNPAAVAIWGVVPASPEVAAYSRDFVGFRPGPGAPGSPEEAARRIASHEWPLARALAQGEVVQDELVEIERPDGARRLVSLSAAPVRDADGRVDGALVTSVDVTERERLLAESEAARARVTAVLESIGDAFYAVDAEFRFTYVNRRAEALWQRCREDLIGRHYWSEFPAAVGSESYRMHHQVMSERRPVHYETISPLTDLWIDVSIYPEAGGGLACYFRDITARKTAEAAREAAVARAEGARAEAEQANRGKSEFLAVMSHELRTPLNAIGGYAELIELGIHGPVTEAQRTALARIQQSQRHLLGLIAGVLDYSRVEAGAVTYRLADVPVGEAVAEAEALVAPQLRAKGLGYAWSGAPPELHMRADREKLQQILLNLLGNAVKFTRPRDGVPGRIEVACTVDEERVHLHVRDTGVGIAPEQLERIFEPFVQADQRLTRAQEGVGLGLAISRDLARGMGGDLTAASVPGVGSTFSLTLPRA, encoded by the coding sequence GTGCTCCGCACCGGCGCGCCGCACGCGATGCCGGTCCAGCGCTACGACGTGCGCCGCCCCGACGGGGCGTGGGAGGAACGCCACTGGGCGCCGCGGAACAGCCCGGTCGTCGGGCGGGACGGCGCGGTGCGCTACCTGGTGCACTACGTCGAGGACGTGACGGAGCGCGTGCACGCGGAGGCCGAGCGCGCGCGGCTCGTCGCCGCGCTGGCCGCCGAGCGGGGGCAGCTCCGCGCCGCGCTCCTGCAGGCGATGACGCCGATGGCGCTGCTCGTGGGCCCCGAGCACCGGCTGGAGCTCGTCAACGATGCGTACAAGCGCGTGAGCGGCGGGCGCGACGTCACCGGCCTCACGTACCGTGAGGCGTTCCCGGAGCTCGAGGGCCAGCCGTTCTTCGACATCCAGGACCGCGTCTACGCCACCGGCGAGCCGTGGGCCGCGACGGCCGTCCCGGTGCGCTACGACCGGCTGGGCGCCGGCCTGGAGGACGCCTACTTCGACCTGCGCTACGAGCCGGTGCGCGACGCCGAGGGGCGCGTGTTCGCACTGCTCAGCTACGGCGTGGACGTGACCGAGCAGACGCGCGCCCATCTGGCCGCCGAGCGCGAGCGCCAGCGGCTGGCGGCCGTGCTCGAGCACCTGCCCGTGGGCGTGACGTTCGCGGAGGCCCCGGCCGGCCGGCACTCCGTGAGCAACCCGGCCGCGGTCGCGATCTGGGGCGTGGTCCCCGCGTCGCCGGAGGTCGCCGCGTACAGCCGCGACTTCGTCGGATTCCGGCCCGGCCCGGGCGCGCCCGGCTCCCCCGAGGAGGCGGCGCGGCGGATCGCGAGCCACGAGTGGCCGCTCGCGCGCGCGCTGGCCCAGGGCGAGGTGGTGCAGGACGAGCTGGTCGAGATCGAGCGCCCGGACGGGGCGCGCCGGCTGGTGAGCCTGAGCGCGGCGCCGGTGCGCGACGCCGACGGGCGGGTGGACGGCGCGCTCGTCACCTCGGTGGACGTGACCGAGCGCGAGCGGCTCCTCGCGGAGAGCGAGGCCGCGCGCGCGCGGGTGACGGCGGTGCTCGAGAGCATCGGCGACGCCTTCTACGCCGTCGACGCCGAGTTCCGCTTCACGTACGTGAACCGGCGGGCCGAGGCGCTCTGGCAGCGCTGCCGGGAGGACCTGATCGGCCGGCACTACTGGAGCGAGTTCCCCGCCGCCGTGGGGAGCGAGAGCTACCGGATGCACCACCAGGTCATGTCGGAGCGCCGGCCGGTGCACTACGAGACGATCTCGCCGCTCACCGACCTCTGGATCGACGTGAGCATCTATCCCGAGGCCGGTGGCGGGCTCGCGTGCTATTTCCGCGACATCACGGCTCGCAAGACGGCGGAGGCGGCGCGCGAGGCGGCCGTCGCACGCGCGGAGGGGGCGCGGGCGGAGGCGGAGCAGGCGAACCGCGGCAAGAGCGAGTTCCTGGCGGTGATGTCGCACGAGCTGCGCACGCCGCTGAACGCGATCGGCGGCTACGCGGAGCTCATCGAGCTCGGGATCCACGGGCCGGTCACCGAGGCGCAGCGCACGGCCCTCGCGCGCATCCAGCAGAGCCAGCGCCACCTGCTCGGGCTCATCGCCGGGGTGCTCGACTACTCGCGCGTCGAGGCCGGCGCGGTGACGTACCGGCTGGCCGACGTGCCGGTGGGCGAGGCCGTCGCGGAAGCGGAGGCGCTCGTCGCCCCGCAGCTCCGGGCCAAGGGGCTCGGCTACGCGTGGTCGGGCGCGCCGCCGGAGCTGCACATGCGCGCCGACCGCGAGAAGCTGCAGCAGATCCTGCTCAACCTGCTCGGCAACGCCGTGAAGTTCACGCGGCCGCGCGACGGCGTGCCGGGGCGCATCGAGGTGGCGTGCACGGTCGACGAGGAGCGGGTGCACCTGCACGTGCGCGATACCGGCGTGGGCATCGCGCCCGAGCAGCTCGAGCGCATCTTCGAGCCGTTCGTCCAGGCCGACCAGCGCCTCACGCGCGCGCAGGAAGGGGTGGGGCTCGGTCTCGCCATCAGCCGCGACCTCGCACGCGGCATGGGGGGCGACCTGACCGCCGCGAGCGTCCCTGGCGTGGGGAGCACCTTCAGCCTCACGCTGCCGCGCGCCTAG
- a CDS encoding response regulator — MTTHRREAGGGDSPRVLAQLGAALAARSYAVRGVPVRDETIRVILVDDHTLIREGVRVLLQSAPDIAVVGEAENGAAALELARRAVPDVVVLDLDMPGADGESVLAALRSQLPEVRVLILTMYPEQTRLVPLLAGGARGYLTKAAASRELVEAIRVVASGDVYVRPAVARLLATAVAPKGAATSARDRFRALSDREATVLRLVAEGYSGAEIARQLDVSTKTVDAYKHRIHDKLGLQHRTEYVRFAIEAEILGA, encoded by the coding sequence ATGACCACGCACAGACGGGAAGCCGGAGGCGGCGATTCGCCGCGCGTCCTGGCGCAGCTGGGGGCGGCCCTCGCGGCGCGCTCGTACGCGGTTCGCGGGGTCCCCGTCCGCGACGAGACCATCCGCGTGATCCTCGTCGACGACCACACGCTGATCCGCGAGGGGGTGCGCGTGCTGCTCCAGTCGGCCCCCGACATCGCCGTCGTCGGGGAGGCGGAGAACGGCGCCGCCGCGCTGGAGCTCGCCCGGCGCGCCGTGCCCGACGTGGTCGTCCTCGACCTCGACATGCCGGGCGCCGACGGCGAATCGGTGCTCGCGGCGCTGCGGAGCCAGCTGCCGGAGGTGCGCGTCCTGATCCTCACGATGTATCCCGAGCAGACGCGGCTCGTGCCGCTGCTGGCGGGCGGGGCGCGGGGCTACCTCACCAAGGCGGCGGCGTCGCGCGAGCTCGTGGAGGCCATCCGCGTCGTCGCCAGCGGCGACGTGTACGTGCGACCCGCGGTCGCGCGGCTGCTGGCCACGGCGGTGGCGCCGAAGGGCGCGGCCACGTCGGCGCGCGACCGGTTCCGGGCGCTGAGCGACCGCGAGGCGACGGTGCTCCGCCTCGTCGCCGAGGGGTACAGCGGCGCCGAGATCGCGCGCCAGCTCGACGTGAGCACCAAGACCGTGGATGCGTACAAGCATCGCATCCACGACAAGCTCGGGCTGCAGCATCGCACGGAGTACGTGCGGTTCGCGATCGAGGCGGAGATCCTCGGCGCGTAG
- a CDS encoding PadR family transcriptional regulator — MTTRPPSDALRGSLDLLVLKTLSLQPMHGWGISQRVQQISDGVLEVNQGSLYPALQRLEKAGLVTSAWSTTDHNRRARYYSLTAAGRRALGTELESWRRFAAGLEAVLRTT, encoded by the coding sequence GTGACCACTCGTCCGCCGAGCGACGCCCTGCGCGGCTCGCTCGACCTGCTCGTGCTCAAGACGCTCTCGCTCCAGCCGATGCACGGCTGGGGGATCAGCCAGCGCGTCCAGCAGATCTCCGACGGCGTGCTCGAGGTCAACCAGGGCTCGCTCTACCCGGCGCTGCAGCGGCTGGAGAAGGCGGGGCTGGTCACCAGCGCGTGGAGCACCACGGACCACAACCGGCGGGCGCGCTACTACAGCCTGACCGCCGCCGGCCGCCGCGCGCTCGGGACCGAGCTGGAGAGCTGGCGCCGCTTCGCCGCCGGCCTCGAGGCCGTCCTCCGCACCACCTGA